The proteins below come from a single Gimesia alba genomic window:
- a CDS encoding sulfatase-like hydrolase/transferase, with translation MQRYRINQGSRQIIRGLSLVLCFWLLSTLCAFAAETPPNIILIVSDDQGYHDLGCFGSQEVITPHLDRLAKEGAKLTNFYVTWPACTPSRGSLLTGRYPQRNGVYDMIRNEAPDYGYKYKPEEYDVTFERIGGMDVREKLLPLLLKQADYVSGIYGKWDLGVHKRFLPLARGFDDFYGFSNTGIDYFTHERYGVPSMFRNNQATEEDKGTYCTYLFQREAVRFVKENHQKPFFLYLPFNAPHGASSLDPRIRGGAQAPEKYKKMYPHLKDTLVTKKKTGRYEYRETPKGPVIKQGVSPSKRRLEYVASITCMDDAIGEVLDLLDEYQIADNTIVVFFSDNGGGGGSDNSPLTGKKGMMFEGGIRVPCLVRYPKKIKPGTVNESLLTSLELVPTFLNEAKIALPEDIVFDGYDMLPTLMGQADTPRKEMYWQRRADKAARVGNWKWVESAKGNGLFDLSKDVSEKHDLSQTHPEKLKEMKAHFANWKKEMAEAEPRGPFRDY, from the coding sequence ATGCAACGATATCGGATCAATCAGGGTAGTCGTCAAATTATCAGGGGGTTGTCTCTGGTGTTATGTTTCTGGCTGTTATCTACGCTTTGCGCCTTTGCTGCAGAAACGCCTCCCAACATTATTTTGATCGTCAGTGATGATCAAGGGTATCACGATCTGGGCTGCTTTGGCAGTCAGGAAGTTATCACGCCCCATCTCGATCGATTAGCGAAAGAGGGCGCCAAGCTCACCAACTTCTATGTCACCTGGCCGGCCTGTACTCCCAGTCGAGGCAGTTTGTTGACGGGACGCTATCCCCAGCGGAACGGTGTTTACGACATGATTCGCAATGAAGCACCCGACTACGGTTACAAATACAAGCCCGAAGAATACGATGTCACCTTTGAACGCATTGGTGGGATGGATGTCCGTGAAAAATTACTGCCTTTGTTATTGAAACAGGCTGACTATGTCAGTGGAATTTATGGCAAGTGGGACCTGGGAGTTCACAAACGGTTCCTGCCGCTCGCGCGAGGCTTTGATGATTTTTACGGGTTCAGTAATACAGGCATCGATTATTTTACGCACGAGCGATACGGCGTGCCTTCCATGTTTCGCAATAATCAAGCTACCGAAGAGGATAAAGGCACCTATTGCACTTACCTGTTTCAGCGAGAAGCGGTTCGATTTGTGAAAGAAAATCATCAGAAACCATTCTTTCTCTATCTGCCGTTCAACGCACCGCATGGTGCCTCCAGTCTTGATCCCCGCATTCGCGGTGGTGCCCAGGCCCCGGAGAAATATAAGAAGATGTATCCGCATTTAAAAGATACACTGGTAACGAAGAAAAAAACGGGCCGCTATGAATATCGGGAAACTCCCAAGGGGCCTGTCATCAAGCAGGGCGTTTCTCCCAGCAAACGTCGGCTCGAATATGTCGCCTCGATTACCTGTATGGACGATGCGATTGGCGAAGTTTTGGATCTGCTCGATGAATATCAAATCGCTGACAATACCATCGTCGTTTTCTTTTCCGACAATGGGGGCGGAGGTGGTTCTGATAATTCGCCGCTCACAGGCAAAAAAGGGATGATGTTCGAAGGCGGGATTCGCGTTCCCTGTCTTGTACGCTACCCCAAAAAAATCAAGCCCGGCACAGTCAATGAAAGTCTGCTGACTTCATTGGAATTGGTTCCGACATTCCTTAATGAAGCGAAAATCGCTTTGCCGGAAGATATTGTTTTCGACGGATATGATATGCTGCCGACTTTAATGGGGCAGGCTGATACGCCACGCAAAGAAATGTACTGGCAGCGTCGGGCCGATAAAGCCGCCCGGGTCGGCAACTGGAAGTGGGTGGAATCGGCGAAAGGGAATGGCTTGTTTGATCTTTCTAAGGATGTGAGTGAAAAACACGATCTTTCCCAAACACATCCTGAAAAACTGAAAGAAATGAAAGCTCACTTTGCCAACTGGAAAAAAGAGATGGCAGAGGCTGAACCACGTGGTCCCTTTCGCGATTATTAA